A genomic stretch from Erwinia sp. E_sp_B01_1 includes:
- a CDS encoding NAD(P)H-dependent oxidoreductase — translation MSKIFIIDAGKAFAHSKGELNHTLTEVAASFLRDAGHQVEVTVVDDGYVVADEVQKYLDADTVIYQMPGWWMGEPWILKKYIDEVFTEGHGSLYASDGRTRSDAAKKYGSGGLIQGKKYMLSLTWNAPLQAFTDPEQFFEGVGVDGLYLHFHKANQFLGMEGLPTFICNDVIKQPDIPADIARYRTHLSEIFA, via the coding sequence ATGAGTAAGATTTTTATTATCGATGCAGGAAAAGCATTTGCCCACTCAAAAGGCGAACTGAACCATACGCTGACCGAAGTTGCCGCCAGCTTTTTACGTGACGCAGGCCATCAGGTTGAAGTCACTGTGGTAGACGACGGTTACGTTGTGGCTGACGAAGTGCAGAAATATCTGGATGCCGATACCGTTATTTATCAGATGCCAGGCTGGTGGATGGGCGAGCCCTGGATCCTGAAAAAGTACATTGATGAAGTCTTTACCGAAGGCCACGGTTCACTCTACGCCAGCGATGGCCGTACCCGTTCAGATGCGGCGAAGAAATACGGTTCTGGCGGTCTGATTCAGGGGAAAAAGTACATGCTTTCCCTGACCTGGAACGCGCCACTGCAGGCCTTTACCGATCCGGAGCAGTTCTTTGAAGGGGTCGGCGTTGACGGTCTTTACCTGCATTTCCACAAGGCCAATCAGTTCCTGGGCATGGAAGGCTTACCGACCTTTATCTGTAACGATGTGATTAAGCAGCCCGATATTCCGGCGGATATTGCCCGCTATCGGACTCATCTGAGCGAAATCTTTGCTTAA
- a CDS encoding transporter substrate-binding domain-containing protein: MIKTGIAALLLVAGGASAQSHLDRVLQSKVLTVCTTGDYKPYTFLRADGQYEGIDVAMAQSLAKTLGAEVKWVPTTWKTLTPDFLAKQCDIALGGVSVTLKRQQTAWFATPLGTDGKIPLVRCADKAKYRTLEQLNKPTVRLIEPAGGTNEAFVHAHLPQADLTLFHDNVTIFQQLVDKKADVMITDASEALFQQKHYPKLCAVNPDKPMQYGEKAYMLPRDDLSWKLYVDQWLHLSNATGEYQQVVGQWLAVSK, translated from the coding sequence ATGATAAAAACAGGGATTGCCGCTTTATTACTGGTTGCAGGCGGCGCCAGCGCCCAGTCACATCTGGACCGGGTCCTGCAAAGTAAAGTGCTGACGGTGTGCACCACCGGTGACTACAAGCCTTATACCTTCCTGCGTGCAGATGGACAGTACGAAGGGATCGACGTGGCGATGGCTCAGTCGCTGGCCAAAACGCTGGGGGCAGAAGTGAAATGGGTTCCCACCACCTGGAAGACACTCACCCCCGATTTCCTGGCTAAGCAGTGTGATATCGCATTGGGTGGGGTCTCCGTCACGCTAAAACGTCAGCAAACGGCCTGGTTTGCCACGCCGCTTGGCACCGACGGAAAAATCCCGCTGGTTCGCTGTGCGGACAAAGCTAAATACCGCACCCTTGAGCAGTTGAACAAACCCACCGTGCGTCTGATTGAACCGGCCGGCGGCACCAACGAGGCTTTTGTGCACGCGCATCTGCCGCAGGCCGATCTGACGCTGTTTCACGATAACGTCACCATTTTCCAGCAGCTGGTGGACAAAAAAGCTGACGTGATGATCACCGATGCGTCGGAAGCCCTGTTCCAGCAAAAACACTACCCTAAGCTCTGCGCCGTGAATCCTGATAAGCCGATGCAATATGGCGAGAAAGCTTACATGCTGCCGCGCGACGATCTGAGCTGGAAGCTTTATGTCGATCAATGGCTGCATCTGAGCAACGCCACCGGCGAGTATCAGCAGGTTGTCGGTCAGTGGCTTGCCGTCTCAAAATAA
- the parC gene encoding DNA topoisomerase IV subunit A, whose product MSDLTQDGAERRALHKFTEEAYLNYSMYVIMDRALPYIGDGLKPVQRRIVYAMSELGLNNSAKFKKSARTVGDVLGKYHPHGDSACYEAMVLMAQPFSYRYPLVDGQGNWGAPDDPKSFAAMRYTESRLSKYAEVLLGELGQGTVDYIPNFDGTLQEPKMLPARLPNILLNGTTGIAVGMATDIPPHNLREVAKAAITLIDSPKTTLEDLLDIVQGPDYPTEAEIITPRNEIRKIYQSGRGSVRMRAVWKKEDGDVVITALPHQVSGARVLEQIAAQMRNKKLPMVEDLRDESNHENPTRLVIVPRSNRVDMEQVMNHLFATTDLEKSYRINLNMIGLNNRPAVKNLLEILSEWLVYRRDTVRRRLQHRLDKVLRRLHILEGLLVAFLNIDDVIHIIRSEDEPKPVLMSRFDISETQAEAILELKLRHLAKLEEMKIRGEQDELAKERDNLQGILASERKMNTLLKKELQADSDTYGDDRRSPLREREEAKAISENELVPSEPVTIVLSQMGWVRSAKGHDIDPGGLSYKAGDSYRAAARGKSNQPVAFIDSTGRSYALDPVTLPSARGQGEPLTGKLTPPPGAVMEQVLMEAEDQKLLMASSAGYGFVCTFGDLVSRNRAGKALLSLPQNAKVMTPLAIHHDDDMLLAITAAGRMLLFPVGDLPQLSKGKGNKIVSIPSAQAASGEDTLLWLLLVSPQTSVTLYVGKRKLTLKPDDLQKFRAERGRRGTLLPRGLQRIDRVEVDGPVRPPVGESEA is encoded by the coding sequence ATGAGTGACCTGACGCAGGATGGTGCAGAGCGTCGTGCCCTGCATAAGTTTACGGAAGAGGCTTACCTCAACTATTCCATGTACGTCATCATGGACCGTGCGCTGCCCTATATTGGCGATGGCCTGAAGCCCGTTCAGCGCCGCATTGTCTATGCCATGTCGGAACTGGGGCTGAACAACAGCGCCAAGTTCAAAAAATCTGCCCGTACCGTGGGTGACGTGCTGGGTAAATACCATCCGCACGGCGACAGCGCCTGTTATGAAGCAATGGTGCTGATGGCTCAGCCCTTCTCCTACCGATATCCGCTGGTGGATGGTCAGGGAAACTGGGGGGCACCGGACGATCCTAAATCCTTCGCCGCCATGCGTTATACCGAATCCCGCCTTTCCAAATATGCCGAAGTGCTGCTGGGCGAGCTGGGGCAGGGAACAGTAGACTACATTCCTAACTTCGACGGCACCCTGCAGGAGCCGAAGATGCTGCCTGCGCGGCTGCCGAACATTCTGCTGAATGGCACCACCGGCATCGCCGTGGGAATGGCAACCGACATTCCTCCGCACAACCTGCGTGAAGTAGCTAAAGCGGCGATCACCCTGATCGACTCGCCTAAAACCACGCTGGAAGATCTGCTGGATATCGTGCAGGGGCCGGATTACCCGACTGAAGCCGAAATCATCACGCCACGCAACGAAATCCGTAAAATTTACCAGAGCGGTCGCGGCTCGGTGCGGATGCGTGCCGTGTGGAAAAAAGAAGATGGCGACGTGGTGATCACCGCGCTGCCGCATCAGGTTTCCGGCGCGCGCGTGCTGGAGCAGATTGCTGCCCAGATGCGCAATAAAAAATTGCCGATGGTGGAGGATCTTCGTGATGAGTCTAACCACGAGAATCCGACGCGCCTGGTGATTGTGCCGCGCTCCAACCGGGTTGATATGGAGCAGGTGATGAACCACCTGTTTGCCACCACCGATCTGGAAAAAAGCTACCGCATCAACCTCAATATGATCGGGCTGAACAACCGTCCGGCGGTGAAAAACCTGCTGGAGATCCTCAGCGAGTGGCTGGTTTATCGTCGTGATACGGTACGCCGCCGGCTACAACACCGTCTGGATAAGGTGTTGAGACGTCTGCATATCCTTGAAGGTTTGCTGGTTGCGTTCCTGAATATTGATGATGTGATCCACATCATCCGTAGCGAAGATGAGCCGAAGCCGGTGCTGATGTCGCGTTTTGACATCAGCGAGACTCAGGCTGAAGCGATCCTTGAGCTGAAATTACGTCATCTTGCCAAACTGGAAGAGATGAAAATTCGCGGCGAGCAGGATGAGCTGGCGAAAGAGCGTGACAATCTGCAGGGCATTCTGGCTTCCGAGCGCAAAATGAACACCCTGCTGAAGAAAGAGCTGCAGGCAGACAGCGACACCTATGGTGACGACCGCCGTTCGCCACTGCGCGAGCGTGAAGAAGCGAAAGCGATCAGCGAGAATGAGCTGGTCCCTTCTGAGCCGGTGACCATTGTGCTGTCACAGATGGGTTGGGTGCGTAGCGCTAAAGGCCATGATATCGATCCAGGCGGCCTGAGTTACAAAGCGGGCGACAGCTATCGTGCAGCGGCCAGAGGCAAGAGCAATCAGCCGGTGGCCTTTATCGACTCCACCGGACGAAGCTATGCGCTGGATCCGGTCACGCTGCCTTCCGCCCGTGGACAGGGTGAGCCCCTGACCGGCAAGCTGACGCCACCGCCTGGTGCCGTAATGGAGCAGGTACTGATGGAGGCCGAAGATCAGAAGCTGCTGATGGCTTCGAGTGCGGGCTACGGATTTGTCTGCACCTTTGGCGATCTCGTGTCCCGTAATCGTGCCGGTAAGGCCTTGCTCAGCCTGCCACAGAATGCCAAAGTGATGACGCCGCTGGCGATCCATCATGATGATGACATGCTGCTGGCCATCACGGCGGCGGGCCGTATGCTGCTGTTCCCGGTTGGCGATCTTCCGCAGTTGTCGAAAGGCAAGGGCAACAAAATTGTCTCTATTCCTTCCGCACAGGCGGCCTCAGGAGAAGATACGCTGCTCTGGCTGCTGCTGGTATCCCCTCAAACTTCCGTCACGCTGTACGTGGGCAAACGCAAACTGACGCTGAAGCCGGACGATCTGCAGAAATTCCGTGCAGAGCGTGGGCGTCGCGGCACATTATTGCCACGAGGTCTGCAGCGTATTGACCGGGTTGAAGTGGACGGGCCGGTGAGGCCGCCAGTCGGCGAAAGCGAAGCGTAA
- a CDS encoding antibiotic biosynthesis monooxygenase, with amino-acid sequence MLTVIAEICVKPGRRTAVLQAIQQVTPTVLQEEGCGSYQALTDFKAQVPWKQHSPDSIFMVEHWDTLRHLEQHQQAAHMEQHRTNIKADVVEVKIFVLEPAK; translated from the coding sequence ATGCTCACCGTAATCGCTGAAATTTGCGTCAAGCCAGGCCGCCGTACCGCCGTTTTACAGGCTATTCAACAAGTGACGCCTACGGTTTTGCAGGAAGAGGGCTGCGGCAGCTATCAGGCGCTGACCGATTTTAAGGCGCAGGTTCCCTGGAAGCAGCATTCGCCAGATTCAATCTTTATGGTGGAGCACTGGGATACCCTGCGTCACCTTGAGCAGCACCAGCAGGCCGCGCACATGGAGCAGCATCGCACCAACATCAAGGCTGATGTGGTGGAGGTAAAAATCTTTGTGCTGGAACCGGCTAAATAG